attaaataattttaactttgaatttcttgtaaaataatttctaataatttattattattattattattattattattattattattattattattattattattgagtgatatatatatatatatatatatatatataaatttaatgaataaatttattattatttttgtccaaaaatacaaaaaatataatacaatattatcgtgcaattaataataataataataattttattttattttatttttggacgAAAGACTATTATATCTAACAGAAAGAAACGTTGGAGATTGATTTGTACATTAGTTTTTTTTGGAGTAAAATTtctgtttttaaaatctttgggGCTGGGTAATTATTCTGCCAAAAAATGAACTGGGACTAATTTATCTGTTGgagtaaaaatttaaagattaatctgtgtattaatttttttaaaagactaAAATGTCCAATTCTAAAATATTTAGGACTGATTTTAGTAATTACTCTTacaattttgataaaattataatcatagtaatttttttttttggtgacttataATCATAGTAATTAAACTTACATTTAATGAATCTACAAcgttttttttaagaaaataataatatttatttatttgctttttTTCCATTTTTGCCAATATTTTTTTTCCCTCTGCAACTGCTGTTACCGCTTACTCTATTTTCTCCAAAACTATGGCAATTCAATTTCCCTTTTCAATCTTCTAATTCGATTCTCCATTTGCAGGGTTTCCACTCACAGATCTAATCTAACCATAATCTcacctttttaatttttttatctttttgcatatttttttagCTGCTTTGGCAATGGATGCTTTCAGCGCCGAAGATCTATCCACGATTGGGGGAATAGCAACGGTTTCGATTCTGCATTCGTTCATTCCAACTCACTGGCTTCCATTCTCCATTGTTGGTCGTGTTCAGAAATGGAATCTCTCTCGAACTCTCCTAGTTAGTGAgttcctccttttttttttcttcgatTTGATTCTTTCTTACTTAGATCCGTGTTTTCGGAAATGAAATTTAGTTTCACCTTTCTGTTGTATCCAATGAGAGAAAGATCCGTTTCTGGTAGCTATTTAGTTACTTGCATTTGAACTTTGTGTGAATGAGGTTGCATCAGATGCTGCCATTGTGAGGTTGAAGAAGTTATTATTGTGTTGTTTACTTGTctttgttattgttgttattaataTTTTGGATTTTCTAGGTTTTAATTAGTTTTGTGGTGCTTAGAGCGTAGGTCATGTTAcaattttagggtttagggattATGGATTTCGTAGCTTTGTTCTAGTTTTATGAAGCATTGATCTGTTGATGTGGATGCTATAAATGATTGAGGTATCAAGAATGAGAAAATTTCTCTGTGATATTCATGATTGGGTTTCTGTATAATAGATTATTGAAATACGAAAAATGGGATTATGAGTTCTCAACATTTCatatacctttttttttttaaattttggttCCCAATTTGCAATGCTTTAAGTGCTGCTAGCTGAATGCTTATACTCATAACTTCCCCATCTGCTACTCaatgttttctttctttctttctgttGTTTTTTGTATTCAATGATATGATTGTGTAAGGATTTGAGTTAGAATTATGCCCCAGAAAGAGGGAAAAGAGAAAAGTTTGCCTGTGGAGTGTGTCATGAATCGTTGCACCTTGTTGGTAGTCATTAATCTCCCATCATAATAATCTATTGGATCTTAGTCTAGCTCTTAGCTTAATAATTGATTTGGTGCTTGGCGTGTCAAAATTATCTTCGATCTATAGTTTTTCATAGGAAAGGGTTCTCAGTCGCGGACTAATAAAATCAAATAGTATGCACTTTTTTTGGTGTATGTATGCAATTCTATGAACTGTATTCTACAAAACTAATTGATGCGCAACCTTGCATGCTAAAATCTTAAGTTTGAAATCTCAGCTTTGCAAAGATGGTTAAGGAGAATGGTCCAACATGTGAGAGTACACTGAAGCTTTTGTTGATGGATGATAACATTGTTATATATGTAACTTTTTTCCCTCCACTAATCAAATTAGCAATAACATGGGGTGATATCGTGTTTGAttggtgtattttttttttttttacttgtttGTTGTGTTTGTTGATACGATATCATCAGAAGATAATTTATCGAGTTTTATTATGGCATCATTATCTGCATCATTCTTGGCATTACATTTTGTACTTAATCCATTTTCTTCATGCAGCTGCGCTTGGAGCAATTTTGCATGTAATATCCACTTCACTGCTTGGCATAACAGCAATCACGATGGCAAACACCATTGCTGGTGAAGAAACAGTGCATAAGCTTGCATCAATGCTACTTGTAGTTCTTGGTGGTGGTtatgttattttgtttttaagtGGAAAGGGTGGCCATAGTCATTCACACAACCAACCCATGGAGAAAATGGCCGTAGCAGGacttatccttgttcctgcatTGTCTCCTTGTGCTACGACGCTTCCGGTATTTCTTGCCGTTGGAAACTCGTCTTCCATGATGATACTTGCCATCATAGTGCTGCTATTCAGGTATCAGTCAATTGCAACGCAAATTttttctgtgcttcttctttcaAATGTGCTACTCTGCTTTTCTCTGTCTGCATTGCTGTTGGCTTTTCCTGCAAGTGTATAAAGTCACATGTTTACTGTGAAACTGTGTCGCTGGTTATCATGGATTCATGGTTAGAAATTCTGATGTTGGTCATCTGCCTCACATTGACTTAAGCATTAAAGTCAACCCGTTCCATTTATACTTTTCCCTTCAAACCGTCTACATTTGTTTAGGGAGGCTCGGGGTTTTTGAGTTgtttgaaagaataatgaaatttAGGGAAAATTACACTCCtttaaaatttgttgaaattCAACCTGACTCGTCTGTATTTTTAATAAACCCGCTACCCTTGTATTTTGTAAAGTATACACCAAACCTCAAGGAAAGTCAAATATGATTTTCCCTTGAATttaagaatcctaattattgtTTTGCATTTGGAGCTTTGCATGTTATTGCGTACTGAAGATGTATATTCTTTGAAGCCCtgaatttttttagtttctagCCTGCTTCTTTATGTATAGTCTTGTTTAGATGCCAACAACTATGTAAAGATTTAGTAGTTTGGAAACTTGTTACCATCACTAAGCTTGAGACATGGTGCATGTTACAGCACAATATCTGTGATGACATCGCTAGTAGCGTTGTCATTCTATGGGGCTAGTCAGCTGAAGTTTCACTGGGTCGAGCGCTATGACAAACTTCTCGTCGGTTCAGTGTTGTGCTTAGTTGGCATCTTGACgctcttttttcatcatcatgACCATGGAGAAGTAGGTATGGCTGGAGAACACACTCATATTCACAGGAAGATGATTTCATTGTgagatatatatattatatacacaTACATATATCAAATGTGAGATGTGAATTGATGTGTGAGCTTTTTTGTATAAAAGAAAATGTTGTTGGTATTAATAGCATTGATCATTGTGGTGTAGTTGAGGTGAGTGTGTACACTGAATTTACAATATGAAGTTAATGAAGATTAAAATCACTACTTTAGTTTTAGATATTGATTTAATTGTTCTTCTTACAATGTTTTTGTCGATTCTCTCTTCTGAAATCCTTTTTGTCTATGTTAAAATCTTTAAGTATGTGCATAATATTTTGAACCTCCGAAA
The Arachis stenosperma cultivar V10309 chromosome 7, arast.V10309.gnm1.PFL2, whole genome shotgun sequence genome window above contains:
- the LOC130940631 gene encoding uncharacterized protein LOC130940631, producing the protein MDAFSAEDLSTIGGIATVSILHSFIPTHWLPFSIVGRVQKWNLSRTLLVTALGAILHVISTSLLGITAITMANTIAGEETVHKLASMLLVVLGGGYVILFLSGKGGHSHSHNQPMEKMAVAGLILVPALSPCATTLPVFLAVGNSSSMMILAIIVLLFSTISVMTSLVALSFYGASQLKFHWVERYDKLLVGSVLCLVGILTLFFHHHDHGEVGMAGEHTHIHRKMISL